TTTTGATAACTCGGACAAAATCTTTTTGGTTTTTATGGATTTCAAATACAGACGTAGAAAAATAAGACTTTCAAATTTTCTATTTAATCAAGTTGACAATCTTGAAAAATCAGAAATTTGTTTTTCAAAAGAAATGAATCTGTATGAACCAAGTTCAAAATTTGACATTAGAAATATTGCAATCATTAAAGCAACAGCTGATAGAATTAATTATAAAATGGTCTTAAAAGCAATCTGCCATTCTGATTTTCCTTTGAGAGAACCTAGACTGGATCAAAAAGGAGCTTTTACAGAAAAAGAAATTTACTTTATAAACATTGATAAAAAGATAATACTTAACATGTACGATGATAGAGGACTTGATCTTATTTCTGCAGACAAAAAAAATCTCAGACAAATTTATAAAGATCACGAAGAATGGCTACTTGATTATGACAGAGAACAAATCAATAGCCAATTCAAGTAAAAAATATCGAAATAATGGAAAAAAAACAGAACCTAAAAAAACAAT
This is a stretch of genomic DNA from Flavobacterium endoglycinae. It encodes these proteins:
- a CDS encoding DUF3885 domain-containing protein, producing the protein MQTRKQEYRQFLNDNFKGLKLRKPLFYNWHFALRFNLQEGRTNTDEYFKEATRRATTIFESAFDNSDKIFLVFMDFKYRRRKIRLSNFLFNQVDNLEKSEICFSKEMNLYEPSSKFDIRNIAIIKATADRINYKMVLKAICHSDFPLREPRLDQKGAFTEKEIYFINIDKKIILNMYDDRGLDLISADKKNLRQIYKDHEEWLLDYDREQINSQFK